In Paenarthrobacter sp. GOM3, a single window of DNA contains:
- a CDS encoding pyridoxal phosphate-dependent decarboxylase family protein, whose product MRAQDVRLDDTVIAELRQRAKDLEAHSTLWSGGPVIDSAGSAALSSLVERLANMYPYGDAKYIGQLLKPPHPVAWVAQAITALINPNNHAMDGGPATAVLEKEVVAKLAAMFGYEEHLGHLTSSGTIANLEALWVARELHPGKVILSGTNAHYTHERMCRLLGTPHETIPEDELGRLSMADLRTRLARGGVGTVVVTLGTTGLGALDQVHEAADLAAEFGARLHIDAAYGGFHTLLATGPEPLVDPDPFLAIRRADSIVVDPHKHGLQPYGCGSVLFADPSVGRLYSHDSPYTYFTSSDLHLGEISLECSRAGASAAAFWTTVEALGLSREGMGSIIADGRKAALQIADIIRAADGAELVVEPELDIVCTFPRRPTTGQISAATEDAFAAMAQDGWHLALYRVDSQWLARNHPWVVVDSDYTTVLRSCAMKPEHLQLAQEFSHRLIASMEQQPA is encoded by the coding sequence ATGAGGGCTCAAGACGTCCGGTTGGACGACACTGTGATCGCCGAGCTAAGGCAACGCGCCAAAGACCTGGAGGCGCATTCCACCCTGTGGAGCGGAGGACCAGTAATTGACTCAGCTGGCTCAGCTGCTCTTTCCTCCCTGGTTGAACGGCTGGCCAACATGTATCCGTACGGGGATGCAAAGTACATCGGCCAACTCCTCAAACCTCCGCACCCTGTGGCTTGGGTTGCGCAGGCCATCACAGCACTGATCAATCCGAACAACCACGCCATGGACGGAGGCCCGGCGACCGCGGTCCTGGAAAAGGAAGTCGTGGCCAAACTTGCGGCAATGTTCGGTTATGAAGAACATCTGGGCCATCTGACGTCTTCCGGCACCATCGCTAACCTTGAGGCGCTCTGGGTTGCCAGGGAATTGCATCCAGGCAAGGTCATACTGTCCGGAACCAACGCCCACTACACGCACGAGCGCATGTGCCGGCTGCTCGGAACCCCGCACGAAACCATCCCTGAAGACGAGCTCGGCCGTCTCTCAATGGCGGATCTGAGGACCAGGCTCGCGCGAGGCGGGGTCGGGACCGTCGTCGTGACTTTGGGCACGACCGGTCTTGGTGCACTGGACCAGGTCCATGAGGCCGCGGACCTGGCAGCCGAGTTCGGAGCCCGGCTACATATCGATGCGGCTTACGGAGGTTTTCACACCCTCCTGGCCACTGGTCCCGAACCACTGGTTGATCCTGACCCCTTCCTGGCTATACGCCGGGCAGATTCAATCGTCGTAGATCCACATAAGCACGGACTTCAACCGTACGGATGCGGATCCGTACTCTTCGCTGACCCGTCTGTCGGCAGGCTCTACTCGCACGATTCCCCCTACACCTACTTCACTTCTTCTGACCTTCACCTTGGTGAGATCAGTCTGGAGTGCTCCAGGGCGGGAGCATCCGCAGCCGCATTTTGGACCACAGTTGAAGCCCTGGGATTGTCACGCGAGGGAATGGGATCGATTATCGCCGACGGCCGAAAGGCCGCGCTGCAAATAGCTGACATCATAAGGGCCGCCGACGGTGCCGAGCTCGTCGTCGAACCGGAACTCGACATCGTTTGCACCTTCCCTCGACGTCCTACCACCGGTCAAATATCTGCGGCAACAGAGGATGCGTTCGCGGCTATGGCCCAGGACGGCTGGCACCTCGCACTGTATCGGGTCGACAGCCAGTGGCTTGCGAGGAACCATCCATGGGTCGTGGTTGATAGTGACTACACCACTGTCCTGAGATCCTGTGCCATGAAACCCGAGCACCTCCAACTGGCCCAGGAATTCAGCCACCGCCTCATTGCGTCGATGGAGCAACAGCCCGCATAG
- a CDS encoding FAD-binding monooxygenase, which produces MQFHHHGYVSGDPRIQPAAGVGINRPVELPNEVDVLIVGTGPAGMLAAAQLSQFPGVTTRIVERRPGRLAIGQADGIQTRTVETFQAFGFAERIIAEAYRITETAFWKPDPTDPSRIIRIARTPDDPAGISEFPHLVVNQARVLDYFAEFMANSPTRMSPDYGFEFRSLSVAEEGEYPVTVTLAHTSGPHEGQERIVKAKYVIGADGARSKVRASIGCTLAGDQANHAWGVMDVLAVTDFPDVRLKCAIQSGTGGSILLIPREGGHLFRLYVDLGEVDPNNKGAVRSTSIDEIIRKANEILHPYTLDVRNVVWHSVYEVGHRLTDRFDDVLPEERGTRTPRVFITGDACHTHSAKAGQGMNVSMQDGFNLAWKLGHVLEGRSPESLLSTYSEERQVVAKNLIDFDKEWSTLMARKPEEFEDPSELEDFYVRTAEFPAGFMTEYAPSVLVAAPEHQHLATGFPIGKRFKSAPVVRVGDCNPMHLGHHATADGRWRIYVFADPATPQNQKTGTASPTEEFAEWIANSPESPLAATPEGADIDAWFDLKVIYQQDHTSVDINAVPAVFKPHVGPFQLTDFEKVFATDPASDIFDLRGVDRGGVVVVVRPDQYVANVLPLTATAELGAFFAPLLPNKKSEQRSSKVLDTPTPATVHISDGRKDDLTFSK; this is translated from the coding sequence ATGCAGTTTCACCATCACGGTTATGTGTCCGGGGACCCCCGGATCCAACCGGCAGCAGGAGTCGGCATCAACCGGCCAGTTGAGCTTCCGAACGAGGTAGACGTGCTGATCGTCGGCACCGGTCCCGCAGGTATGCTGGCCGCCGCGCAACTATCCCAATTCCCAGGTGTCACCACGCGCATCGTGGAGCGCCGCCCCGGGAGGCTCGCCATTGGCCAGGCCGACGGCATTCAGACCCGCACAGTAGAGACGTTCCAGGCCTTCGGATTCGCCGAGCGGATCATCGCCGAGGCGTATCGGATCACCGAAACGGCATTCTGGAAGCCCGACCCCACGGACCCCTCGCGCATCATTCGCATTGCCCGTACCCCGGATGACCCTGCCGGCATCAGCGAGTTCCCCCACCTCGTAGTAAACCAGGCCCGCGTACTGGACTACTTCGCCGAATTCATGGCCAATTCGCCCACACGGATGTCCCCCGACTATGGCTTTGAGTTCCGTTCCCTGAGCGTCGCGGAGGAGGGCGAATACCCCGTCACGGTGACCCTGGCCCACACCTCCGGCCCCCACGAAGGGCAGGAACGCATCGTCAAAGCCAAATACGTTATCGGCGCAGACGGTGCACGCAGCAAGGTCCGCGCGTCCATCGGCTGCACCCTCGCCGGGGACCAGGCCAATCACGCCTGGGGCGTCATGGATGTACTGGCAGTCACGGACTTCCCGGATGTTCGCCTCAAGTGCGCCATCCAGTCCGGAACCGGCGGCAGCATCCTGTTGATCCCCCGCGAAGGCGGGCACCTGTTCCGCTTGTACGTGGACCTTGGCGAAGTGGATCCCAACAACAAGGGTGCCGTGCGCAGCACGTCCATCGATGAAATCATCCGTAAGGCCAACGAGATCCTCCACCCCTACACCTTGGATGTCAGGAACGTCGTCTGGCACAGCGTGTACGAAGTGGGCCATCGGCTGACGGACAGGTTCGACGACGTTCTGCCGGAGGAGCGCGGTACGCGCACCCCGAGGGTGTTCATCACCGGCGACGCCTGCCACACGCACAGCGCCAAAGCCGGCCAAGGAATGAACGTCTCCATGCAGGACGGCTTCAACCTGGCTTGGAAGCTCGGCCACGTCCTTGAAGGCCGGAGCCCCGAAAGCCTCCTGTCCACCTACTCCGAAGAGCGGCAGGTGGTGGCAAAGAACCTCATCGACTTCGACAAGGAATGGTCAACCCTCATGGCCCGAAAGCCCGAGGAGTTCGAAGACCCCTCGGAGCTCGAAGACTTCTACGTCCGCACCGCCGAGTTCCCGGCCGGATTCATGACCGAATACGCTCCCTCAGTGTTGGTAGCCGCCCCTGAACACCAGCACCTCGCAACAGGCTTCCCCATCGGCAAGCGTTTCAAGTCCGCGCCTGTCGTGCGGGTGGGCGACTGCAACCCGATGCACCTCGGGCATCACGCAACGGCGGACGGTCGCTGGCGGATCTATGTCTTCGCCGACCCCGCGACACCCCAAAACCAAAAAACGGGAACCGCGTCACCGACCGAAGAATTCGCCGAGTGGATCGCCAATTCACCCGAATCGCCACTCGCGGCCACTCCGGAAGGTGCCGATATTGACGCATGGTTCGATCTGAAGGTGATCTACCAGCAGGACCACACGAGCGTGGATATCAACGCCGTCCCCGCAGTGTTCAAACCCCACGTCGGCCCTTTCCAGCTCACGGATTTCGAGAAGGTCTTCGCCACGGATCCCGCCTCGGACATCTTCGACCTGCGGGGCGTGGACCGCGGCGGCGTCGTAGTGGTAGTCCGCCCCGACCAGTACGTGGCAAACGTCCTGCCTCTCACGGCAACGGCGGAACTGGGCGCCTTCTTTGCACCCCTGCTGCCGAACAAGAAGTCAGAGCAACGTTCATCCAAGGTGCTCGACACGCCTACCCCTGCCACCGTTCACATCAGCGACGGGCGTAAGGACGATCTCACGTTCTCCAAATGA
- a CDS encoding MarR family winged helix-turn-helix transcriptional regulator has protein sequence MTASAQKAKRIGSSEYESLARAAAIELYPEVNSPAMALCFNLIRAANRMTTDMEVSVHRPMGISFAGYRLLFTIKSVGQVNPNELARLSSVSTASIASLLNTLEKNGLVTREPDPEDKRKTVVQLSDEGEHMLADLFQINNQREEAWAAGLTETEASILAELLRKLLLHHPAARTS, from the coding sequence ATGACTGCCAGCGCCCAGAAGGCGAAGCGCATCGGCTCCTCTGAATACGAATCACTGGCCCGTGCTGCCGCCATTGAGCTGTACCCGGAAGTCAATTCACCCGCCATGGCGTTATGTTTCAACCTCATCCGAGCCGCAAACAGGATGACCACGGACATGGAAGTCTCGGTGCACCGGCCCATGGGCATCAGCTTCGCCGGGTACCGCCTCCTGTTCACCATCAAGTCCGTGGGACAAGTCAACCCCAACGAGCTGGCCCGGTTGTCCAGCGTTTCCACGGCTTCCATAGCCAGCTTGCTCAACACATTGGAGAAGAACGGGCTCGTTACCCGGGAACCAGATCCAGAGGACAAGCGCAAAACCGTGGTGCAGCTTTCGGACGAAGGCGAGCATATGTTGGCCGATCTCTTCCAGATCAACAACCAGCGCGAGGAAGCCTGGGCCGCGGGGCTCACCGAAACCGAAGCGTCGATCCTGGCCGAGCTGCTGCGCAAGCTGTTGCTGCACCACCCGGCTGCCCGAACCAGCTAG
- a CDS encoding ABC transporter permease: MTTAALWGTVLGVVLLAAVTWGVLSAYGVPHRWAPGLAILRGAVQLAAISVILSGAITSPTFVAVALLVMFSVAGITAARRLGWNWRNLRRLGASMSLGVGVSMGIIFASGAIELTPRYALAIGGIVVGNSMTTAVLAGRRFTEAINDHWEEVEGWLALGATPRQATLDLARGAVYSASIPSIDQTKTTGLVTLPGAFVGAIFGGISPLEAGRFQIVVLAGIMATGAITAVSVVASRANVLTRPAPLD; the protein is encoded by the coding sequence ATGACAACTGCGGCCCTGTGGGGCACCGTTCTGGGCGTGGTACTCCTGGCAGCCGTGACGTGGGGAGTGCTCAGCGCGTACGGAGTGCCCCATCGATGGGCTCCGGGGTTGGCGATCCTGCGAGGGGCAGTTCAGCTGGCGGCCATTAGTGTCATTCTCAGCGGTGCGATCACCAGCCCCACCTTCGTTGCTGTCGCGCTGTTGGTCATGTTCAGCGTCGCCGGAATAACTGCTGCCCGGCGTCTGGGCTGGAATTGGCGAAACCTTCGTCGTCTTGGGGCCTCCATGAGTTTGGGGGTTGGGGTAAGCATGGGCATCATTTTCGCCTCTGGTGCGATTGAGTTGACCCCTCGCTATGCACTGGCAATCGGTGGGATCGTCGTCGGCAATTCAATGACTACCGCGGTCTTGGCGGGTCGCCGATTCACCGAGGCGATCAATGATCACTGGGAGGAAGTCGAGGGGTGGCTGGCGTTGGGTGCGACTCCCCGTCAGGCCACGCTGGACTTGGCCCGCGGTGCCGTCTATTCCGCTTCGATTCCTTCGATTGACCAGACCAAGACAACCGGATTGGTGACGCTGCCGGGCGCTTTCGTCGGTGCTATTTTCGGCGGCATCTCGCCGCTGGAAGCGGGACGGTTCCAGATTGTGGTCCTGGCGGGGATCATGGCCACCGGCGCAATCACCGCAGTCTCCGTCGTCGCTTCCCGCGCGAACGTGCTTACACGTCCTGCACCGTTGGATTGA
- a CDS encoding LacI family DNA-binding transcriptional regulator produces the protein MNDVAKHAGVSRTAVSFVLSNRENASISEETRARINQAVQELGYRPNAGARALASQRSDWYGIVTEIVTAPFAVDIIKGAQDQAWLDRKFLLIAPSDQADAVGPNEGLEDAATEKLLEQRVEGLLYAATFHRAVHVPASANEVPTVLINCFDADGKLPSIVPDERAGGRIAVERLLRAGHSRIGIINLDPNIPAAVGRLEGARDAMEASGLTLDPQLIVSGNATADGGYEAACRILDHYPAGAGRPTALFCLNDRMAMGAYDAIKERGLTIPADIAVIGFDNQELIAAYLRPKLTTVALPFEKMGALGVQTLAALTAGQPILADQQLVDCPLLERSSV, from the coding sequence ATGAATGACGTCGCCAAACACGCCGGCGTCTCCCGCACAGCGGTTTCCTTTGTTCTCAGCAACCGTGAAAATGCGAGCATCTCCGAAGAGACCAGGGCGCGCATCAACCAGGCCGTCCAGGAACTGGGGTACCGGCCCAACGCCGGAGCCCGGGCCCTGGCATCCCAGCGCAGTGACTGGTACGGCATTGTCACCGAGATCGTAACGGCACCGTTCGCCGTCGACATCATCAAAGGGGCCCAGGACCAAGCGTGGCTTGACCGTAAGTTCCTGCTCATCGCGCCCTCCGACCAGGCCGATGCAGTGGGACCCAACGAAGGCCTGGAGGATGCCGCCACGGAGAAGCTGCTGGAACAGCGTGTTGAAGGACTCCTGTACGCGGCCACCTTCCACCGCGCAGTCCACGTCCCGGCCAGCGCCAACGAGGTACCAACCGTCCTCATCAACTGCTTCGATGCTGACGGGAAGTTACCTTCAATAGTCCCGGACGAGCGCGCAGGCGGCAGGATCGCCGTCGAACGTTTGCTCCGGGCCGGCCACAGCCGGATCGGAATCATCAACCTGGACCCGAACATACCCGCCGCAGTTGGGCGGCTGGAGGGTGCCCGGGACGCAATGGAAGCCTCCGGGCTGACACTTGATCCCCAGCTGATAGTTTCCGGAAACGCCACAGCAGACGGCGGCTACGAGGCTGCCTGCCGGATACTGGACCACTATCCGGCCGGCGCAGGCAGGCCAACGGCACTGTTTTGCCTCAATGACCGCATGGCGATGGGCGCCTATGACGCCATCAAGGAGCGGGGACTGACCATCCCCGCAGACATCGCCGTGATCGGCTTCGACAACCAGGAACTGATTGCGGCCTACCTCAGGCCCAAACTGACCACGGTTGCGTTGCCCTTTGAAAAAATGGGTGCTCTGGGAGTCCAGACACTCGCCGCTCTAACAGCAGGACAGCCGATCCTTGCCGACCAGCAATTGGTCGACTGTCCGCTGCTAGAACGCTCTTCGGTCTGA
- a CDS encoding ABC transporter substrate-binding protein: MTQPRFLRAARVTAAGLAVGAMLLTGCAATVNKTSGTDAAANASAFLTIPREDMGTFVQNFNPFAPTVNPMVQQSIYESLLIFNPAKGDTVPWLATEWKAAEDGKSITFTLRDGVKWSDGQPLVADDVAYTFELQKKLKGGYEYLDNVTADGNKVTFNFNKPWSPALYDVGQLSILPKHIWSALADPEKDANAKPVGTGPYTEVDSFQAQSFVLKKNPNYWQPEKQKIAGIKMLAFAGNDGANLAAANGDVDWAPQYIPNIEKTFVSKDKDHRQYWFPATGSMINWQLNTAKAPFNDVDVRKALSMAVDRDQVTKIGMSGYAQPADCTGLSGNYEKWKNSSVKDNCTWTNHDIQKANELLDKAGYAKGADGKRTLKDGKPFEFKISVGATSSDWLSVANVISQNLADVGVTAKVDSPDWAAVVAGYETGDFDSGIVWSANDPSPYKYFNTSMGTATVKPVGTKTFDNYHRFGDPKADALLAKFAAEADESKQKDLANQLQEEYNDVAPLVPLFSGPEWGAFNDTRFTGWPTQDNPYATLSVRAPTTVLVLTTLEPRK, from the coding sequence ATGACACAACCCCGATTCCTGAGGGCTGCCCGCGTCACAGCGGCCGGCTTGGCAGTTGGCGCGATGCTGCTGACCGGTTGCGCGGCAACGGTCAACAAGACCAGCGGCACAGACGCCGCCGCCAACGCCAGCGCGTTCCTCACCATCCCCCGCGAGGACATGGGAACGTTCGTCCAGAACTTCAATCCCTTTGCGCCCACCGTCAACCCGATGGTCCAGCAGTCCATTTACGAGTCTCTCCTGATCTTCAACCCCGCAAAGGGAGATACGGTTCCGTGGCTCGCCACCGAATGGAAGGCCGCAGAGGACGGCAAATCGATCACCTTCACCCTGCGTGACGGAGTGAAATGGTCCGACGGGCAGCCGCTGGTCGCCGACGACGTCGCGTACACGTTCGAGCTGCAAAAGAAGCTCAAGGGCGGCTACGAGTACCTGGACAACGTGACCGCCGACGGCAATAAGGTCACGTTCAACTTCAACAAGCCCTGGTCACCGGCTCTCTACGATGTCGGACAGCTCAGCATCTTGCCCAAGCACATCTGGTCAGCCCTCGCGGACCCGGAAAAGGACGCCAACGCCAAGCCCGTCGGCACCGGCCCCTACACCGAAGTGGACAGCTTCCAGGCCCAATCCTTCGTCCTGAAGAAGAACCCGAACTACTGGCAGCCGGAGAAGCAGAAGATCGCCGGCATCAAGATGCTCGCCTTTGCAGGGAACGACGGCGCGAATCTCGCCGCAGCGAACGGCGACGTCGACTGGGCTCCGCAGTACATCCCCAACATCGAGAAGACCTTTGTCTCCAAAGACAAGGACCACCGCCAGTACTGGTTCCCGGCCACCGGGTCCATGATCAATTGGCAGCTGAACACCGCCAAGGCTCCCTTCAACGACGTCGATGTCCGCAAGGCACTGAGCATGGCCGTGGACCGGGACCAGGTCACCAAGATCGGCATGAGCGGCTACGCCCAGCCCGCCGACTGCACCGGCCTGTCCGGCAACTACGAGAAGTGGAAGAACTCCTCGGTCAAGGACAACTGCACATGGACCAACCACGATATCCAGAAAGCCAACGAGCTCCTGGACAAGGCCGGTTACGCCAAGGGCGCTGACGGCAAACGCACCCTCAAGGACGGTAAACCTTTCGAGTTCAAGATCTCGGTGGGTGCAACATCATCGGACTGGCTTTCGGTTGCCAACGTGATCTCCCAGAACCTGGCCGACGTGGGGGTCACCGCGAAGGTGGACTCCCCCGACTGGGCCGCTGTGGTGGCCGGATACGAGACGGGCGATTTCGATTCGGGCATCGTCTGGTCCGCCAACGACCCCAGCCCTTACAAGTACTTCAACACCTCCATGGGCACCGCAACGGTCAAGCCGGTAGGGACGAAGACGTTCGACAACTACCACCGCTTCGGCGACCCCAAGGCAGACGCGCTGCTGGCGAAGTTCGCTGCCGAGGCTGACGAGTCCAAGCAGAAGGACCTCGCCAACCAACTCCAGGAAGAGTACAACGACGTCGCGCCGCTGGTGCCGCTGTTCTCCGGCCCGGAATGGGGCGCCTTCAACGACACCCGCTTCACCGGGTGGCCCACGCAGGACAACCCGTACGCGACCCTTTCGGTCCGCGCACCCACCACCGTCCTGGTGCTGACAACGCTCGAACCGCGCAAGTAA
- a CDS encoding bifunctional lysylphosphatidylglycerol flippase/synthetase MprF, whose protein sequence is MITHMDGAEVVPQKRRRLGQILASLAAAPVSIGCVLLIGILAAVIGGDGYRVPLGATARSFPEHWWVLLSSAFWARNPTSSVIGILLLLGVGVPAERRIGSRRFAVAAAAGHVVGVAAAMGFVAVAAGVMGDWVGQISGNAFAGPSALVCAVLMASTASMTTLWRRRIRLGVFALLLLLALYNGGFADLVRLFAATVGALAGPVLSGRRPVTPHPVSSRHERRVLIALLVAVTAIGPVVAGLAPHAVGPLSVLRFLLTNLQPVDPETLQALCAYPALARDCAAAGLQMRAGAGGTFMAVLPSFLLLLFADGLRRGRRFAWAGTLLIQAVLSAMAVATIVAVLQPSAPDTAAAESMTAVDAAGHGHPFALVLPLLLPLLLAALLLTRRKLFTVRAPRGTYLRLAAFVAGLAAVLTLAYVGAASAMAQDFNPQPGLGGILADIPDRFLPLGYMFDLPPAFVPLSPGAVAVYEGVGIVFWAVTGAALLRTFLRPAHNRHSLDEDRARAIIKTQNGGTLSWMTTWPGNRYWFTSDGQSFVAYRVIGGVALTLGPPVGPIEDQEETFDEFAVHASANGWSPCFYSVPQELKDHANARGWAGVPVAQETILDLDQVTFKGKKFQDIRTAMNNAAKAGVQAQWTTYKAAPRGVQAQIQEISEEWVADKKIPEMGFTLGSLDELDDPEVRCLVAIDKGNRVHAVTSWLPVYSDGVVVGWTLDLIRRRSTALRASAEFLIASAAVTLRDEGYAFVSLSGAPLAPPPPSDGSSGPDPTPNAMDRFLEGLGSTLEPIYGFRSLLDFKSKFQPRYVPLYMVYPDPAALPTIGSAVTRAYLPEVGFEQGLSLARTLLQSVLSRMRRSLRSRP, encoded by the coding sequence GTGATAACGCACATGGACGGTGCTGAAGTGGTACCCCAAAAGCGCCGTCGTTTGGGCCAAATCTTGGCCAGTCTCGCCGCTGCCCCGGTCAGCATTGGCTGCGTCCTTCTGATCGGGATTTTGGCAGCAGTTATTGGCGGTGACGGTTACCGGGTACCCCTGGGCGCGACGGCACGGTCTTTCCCAGAGCATTGGTGGGTGCTGCTGAGTTCGGCTTTCTGGGCCCGAAACCCGACAAGTTCCGTGATCGGCATACTGCTTTTGTTGGGCGTTGGCGTCCCGGCGGAACGACGCATCGGCAGCCGCCGGTTCGCCGTGGCTGCCGCCGCTGGCCATGTAGTGGGCGTCGCTGCTGCGATGGGGTTCGTGGCCGTGGCGGCTGGCGTGATGGGGGATTGGGTCGGCCAAATTAGTGGAAACGCTTTTGCCGGCCCCAGCGCTTTGGTCTGCGCCGTCCTGATGGCGTCAACCGCTTCCATGACCACGCTGTGGCGGCGCCGAATACGACTGGGCGTATTCGCCCTGCTCCTACTGCTGGCGTTGTACAACGGTGGTTTCGCCGACTTGGTGCGGCTCTTCGCCGCTACCGTGGGAGCCCTTGCAGGACCAGTTCTCTCGGGCCGGAGACCCGTAACGCCGCATCCTGTAAGTTCCCGGCACGAACGCCGGGTGCTGATCGCGCTCCTGGTCGCAGTTACGGCCATCGGGCCGGTCGTAGCGGGGCTGGCGCCCCACGCGGTAGGTCCTCTGTCGGTTCTTCGCTTTCTTTTGACCAACCTCCAGCCGGTGGACCCCGAGACATTGCAGGCGCTCTGCGCGTACCCCGCCCTGGCCAGGGATTGCGCCGCCGCTGGTTTGCAAATGCGGGCAGGTGCTGGCGGAACTTTCATGGCGGTCCTTCCGTCGTTCCTGCTGCTTCTCTTTGCCGACGGGTTGCGTCGCGGACGCCGCTTCGCGTGGGCAGGAACTCTGCTCATTCAAGCAGTGCTCTCCGCCATGGCTGTGGCTACCATCGTTGCGGTCTTGCAACCCTCAGCCCCGGATACCGCCGCAGCAGAGAGCATGACTGCCGTGGACGCCGCTGGTCATGGTCATCCGTTTGCCCTTGTTCTGCCTTTGTTGCTGCCCCTGCTGCTCGCGGCGCTTCTGCTGACCCGACGGAAACTGTTTACCGTCCGTGCCCCGAGAGGGACCTACCTCCGTCTGGCTGCTTTCGTCGCGGGGCTGGCGGCGGTCCTGACCTTGGCCTACGTGGGTGCGGCGTCGGCCATGGCCCAGGATTTCAACCCGCAGCCCGGGCTGGGCGGGATTCTTGCTGACATCCCTGACCGGTTCCTGCCGCTGGGTTATATGTTCGACCTACCCCCGGCGTTCGTGCCCTTGAGTCCCGGAGCGGTGGCCGTGTACGAGGGTGTGGGCATTGTGTTCTGGGCAGTGACAGGGGCCGCTCTGCTCCGGACCTTTCTCCGGCCAGCCCACAACCGGCACAGCCTGGACGAAGATCGGGCACGGGCCATCATCAAAACGCAGAACGGGGGAACGTTGTCGTGGATGACCACTTGGCCGGGGAACAGGTACTGGTTCACTTCGGACGGTCAAAGCTTCGTCGCCTATCGGGTGATCGGCGGGGTCGCCCTGACCCTGGGCCCACCAGTCGGCCCCATAGAGGACCAGGAAGAAACGTTTGACGAATTCGCGGTCCACGCATCCGCGAACGGCTGGAGCCCGTGCTTCTACTCCGTGCCGCAGGAACTGAAGGATCATGCCAACGCCAGAGGATGGGCGGGTGTCCCGGTCGCCCAGGAAACCATCCTCGACTTGGACCAGGTCACATTCAAGGGAAAGAAGTTCCAAGACATCCGGACGGCAATGAACAACGCCGCGAAGGCCGGTGTCCAGGCTCAATGGACTACATACAAAGCCGCGCCCCGAGGCGTCCAAGCACAAATCCAGGAAATCTCCGAGGAGTGGGTGGCGGACAAGAAGATCCCCGAAATGGGTTTCACGCTCGGTAGCCTGGATGAGCTCGACGATCCCGAAGTTCGTTGTCTCGTGGCCATCGATAAGGGCAACAGAGTGCACGCAGTGACATCGTGGCTCCCTGTCTATAGCGACGGCGTCGTCGTCGGCTGGACACTGGACCTGATCCGCCGGCGAAGCACCGCCCTGCGCGCCAGCGCCGAATTCCTCATAGCCTCCGCGGCCGTCACCTTGCGGGACGAGGGATACGCGTTCGTCAGCCTGTCAGGAGCCCCGCTGGCGCCACCACCCCCCAGTGACGGAAGCAGCGGACCGGACCCGACCCCGAACGCCATGGACAGGTTCCTTGAAGGACTCGGATCCACCCTGGAACCCATCTATGGATTCCGCTCATTGCTTGACTTCAAATCGAAATTCCAGCCCCGGTACGTTCCGCTGTACATGGTTTATCCCGATCCGGCCGCATTGCCGACCATCGGCAGCGCCGTGACCCGCGCCTACCTGCCGGAGGTGGGCTTCGAACAGGGGCTCTCGCTCGCCCGGACTCTGCTGCAGTCGGTCCTTTCCCGGATGCGGCGGTCCTTGCGTTCGCGGCCATGA